A genomic stretch from Empedobacter stercoris includes:
- a CDS encoding OmpW/AlkL family protein, which yields MKKGLILLGAILTSAISFGQEAGELHMRVRATGVVPVENAKIEAIGGNVAVTNNVIPEIDFTYYITKNLAAELILGTSKHEVVAVNTALGNLDLGRVMLLPPTVNVQYHMYPTKNLKPYIGAGINYTIFYDEGAGKGRNAAVTSVDYENKVGFGFQLGFDYKINDKLYWNVDVKKLYLNTDVTVGAALDQQVYVPADVDLNPWLISTGIGFKLF from the coding sequence ATGAAAAAAGGACTTATACTATTGGGAGCAATCTTAACTTCAGCAATTTCATTTGGTCAAGAAGCAGGAGAGTTGCATATGCGTGTTAGAGCAACAGGTGTAGTTCCTGTAGAAAATGCTAAAATTGAAGCTATAGGTGGAAATGTAGCTGTTACGAATAATGTTATTCCTGAAATTGACTTTACGTATTATATTACGAAAAATCTTGCAGCCGAATTAATATTAGGAACGTCTAAACATGAAGTTGTTGCTGTAAATACGGCATTAGGAAATTTAGATTTAGGTCGTGTAATGTTACTTCCTCCTACTGTAAATGTGCAATACCATATGTATCCTACAAAAAATTTAAAACCTTATATTGGAGCTGGAATTAACTATACAATTTTCTACGACGAAGGTGCAGGAAAAGGTAGAAATGCAGCTGTAACAAGTGTTGATTATGAAAATAAAGTAGGCTTCGGATTTCAATTAGGATTTGATTATAAAATCAATGATAAATTATATTGGAACGTGGATGTTAAAAAATTATATTTAAACACAGATGTAACAGTTGGAGCTGCTTTGGATCAACAAGTTTATGTGCCAGCAGATGTAGATCTTAATCCTTGGTTAATCAGTACTGGTATTGGGTTCAAATTATTCTAA
- a CDS encoding cation diffusion facilitator family transporter gives MNDNSEKAIKASIFSIVGNASLAGIKFLAGYFGNSYALIADAIESSADVFSSIFVFFGLKYSAKPADENHPYGHGKAEALITFLVVTFLIVSAIIIAKESITNIITPHHQPKPFTLLVLGGIILFKELSFQYVMRKSVETNSSSLKADAWHHRSDAITSLMAFIGISISLVMGPGWEAADDVAALFASTFILYNAYKILRPALGEIMDEQLYEDEIEQIREIALNVPGVMATEKCNVRKNGMNYYVDLHAIVDGSISVVEGHKISHDLKDAVQAKMPQVKDVLVHIEPTFVSVREYFRINQIEDKRVER, from the coding sequence ATGAATGATAATTCGGAAAAAGCAATCAAAGCTTCGATTTTTAGTATTGTAGGAAATGCTTCTTTGGCTGGAATTAAGTTTTTGGCTGGTTATTTTGGAAATTCATACGCGCTTATTGCAGATGCTATCGAATCTTCGGCAGATGTTTTTTCATCAATATTTGTATTCTTTGGGCTGAAGTATTCAGCTAAACCAGCAGATGAAAATCATCCGTATGGACACGGAAAAGCTGAAGCGTTAATTACATTCTTAGTGGTTACTTTTCTGATTGTTTCTGCGATTATTATTGCGAAGGAGAGTATTACAAATATTATTACACCACATCATCAACCCAAACCTTTTACGTTATTAGTTCTTGGAGGAATTATACTGTTTAAAGAATTATCGTTTCAATATGTGATGCGAAAAAGTGTCGAGACCAATAGTTCTTCTTTAAAAGCGGATGCTTGGCACCATCGATCAGATGCGATAACTTCGCTAATGGCATTTATCGGAATCTCGATTTCTTTGGTGATGGGACCAGGTTGGGAAGCTGCAGACGATGTAGCAGCACTTTTTGCATCAACGTTCATTTTATATAATGCATATAAAATTCTTCGTCCTGCTTTGGGCGAAATTATGGATGAACAATTGTATGAAGATGAAATTGAACAAATTCGTGAAATAGCCTTAAATGTACCAGGTGTTATGGCGACCGAAAAATGTAATGTTCGTAAGAACGGAATGAATTATTATGTGGATTTACATGCGATTGTAGATGGCTCTATTTCAGTTGTAGAAGGACATAAAATTAGCCATGATCTAAAAGATGCTGTTCAAGCAAAAATGCCTCAAGTAAAAGATGTGTTGGTGCATATAGAACCTACTTTTGTTTCGGTTCGAGAATATTTTCGAATCAATCAAATAGAAGATAAAAGGGTAGAGAGATAA
- the pruA gene encoding L-glutamate gamma-semialdehyde dehydrogenase: MSKSFAQIPQAVNEEVKSYAPGTPERAQLLDAYKKMFNEVTEVPQYIGSEEIFSGNKKEIRPPHDHQKVVGYFHEGTQDDVRKAIDTALAAKEAWVAMPWEDRAAIFLKAADLIAGPYRAKINAATMIGQSKNAMQAEIDSACELIDFLRFNVQYMTEIYADQPVSSPGVWNRVDYRPLEGFTFAITPFNFTAIAGNLPSCMALMGNVVVWKPSDKQTLAAKVTMEVFKKAGLPDGVINMILTDGAETAKTVLEHKDFAGLHFTGSTKVFNTLWKQIGDNINNYRTYPRIVGETGGKDFVMVHKSACATEVAVALVRGAFEYQGQKCSAASRAYIPSNLWNEVEKQMKEMLATVTLGSPEDFSNFMTAVIDKNSFEKSKAYIDRAHASSEAEVVIGGTYDDSVGYFVQPTVIKVTNPQYESMVEEIFGPVLSVYVYDENEFEATLKLVDETSAYALTGSIFSKDRAAVGIASNALKNACGNFYINDKPTGAVVGQQPFGGARASGTNDKAGSAMNLLRWTSVQTIKETFVPAKDYKYPFLEK, from the coding sequence ATGTCAAAATCATTTGCTCAAATTCCTCAAGCTGTTAACGAAGAGGTGAAATCGTATGCTCCTGGTACGCCAGAGCGCGCGCAATTATTAGACGCATACAAAAAAATGTTTAACGAGGTGACAGAGGTTCCGCAATACATTGGTTCTGAAGAGATTTTTTCAGGAAATAAAAAAGAAATTCGTCCTCCACACGATCACCAAAAAGTGGTTGGTTATTTCCACGAAGGAACTCAAGACGATGTAAGAAAAGCGATAGATACAGCGTTAGCTGCAAAAGAAGCTTGGGTTGCAATGCCTTGGGAAGATAGAGCGGCAATTTTCTTAAAAGCTGCAGATTTAATTGCTGGTCCTTACCGTGCAAAAATAAATGCTGCAACGATGATTGGACAATCTAAAAATGCGATGCAAGCAGAAATTGATTCAGCTTGTGAGTTAATCGACTTTTTACGTTTCAATGTACAGTATATGACAGAAATTTATGCAGATCAACCAGTCTCTTCTCCGGGAGTATGGAATCGCGTAGATTATCGTCCATTAGAAGGATTTACATTCGCTATCACTCCTTTCAACTTTACTGCAATTGCTGGTAACTTACCTTCTTGTATGGCTTTGATGGGGAATGTTGTTGTTTGGAAACCTTCAGATAAACAAACTTTAGCTGCTAAAGTGACTATGGAAGTGTTCAAAAAAGCTGGTTTACCAGATGGTGTAATCAATATGATTTTAACTGATGGAGCAGAAACTGCAAAAACAGTTTTAGAGCACAAAGATTTTGCTGGATTACACTTCACAGGTTCAACAAAAGTTTTCAATACTTTATGGAAACAAATTGGTGATAATATTAATAATTATAGAACTTACCCTCGTATTGTAGGAGAAACAGGAGGAAAAGATTTCGTTATGGTTCACAAATCTGCTTGTGCAACAGAAGTTGCTGTAGCTTTAGTTCGTGGAGCATTCGAATACCAAGGACAAAAATGTTCTGCAGCTTCTCGTGCTTACATCCCTTCTAATTTATGGAACGAGGTAGAAAAACAAATGAAAGAAATGTTAGCAACTGTGACATTAGGTTCTCCTGAAGATTTCTCTAATTTCATGACTGCTGTTATTGATAAAAATTCTTTCGAAAAATCAAAAGCATATATTGATCGTGCACATGCATCTTCTGAAGCTGAAGTTGTAATTGGTGGTACGTATGACGATTCTGTAGGATACTTTGTTCAACCAACAGTAATCAAAGTAACAAATCCTCAATACGAATCAATGGTAGAAGAAATCTTCGGACCTGTATTGTCTGTTTATGTATATGATGAAAATGAATTTGAAGCAACTTTAAAATTAGTAGACGAAACTTCTGCTTATGCTTTAACAGGTTCTATCTTCTCGAAAGATCGTGCTGCTGTGGGAATCGCATCTAATGCATTGAAAAATGCTTGTGGAAACTTCTACATCAACGACAAACCAACAGGAGCTGTAGTTGGGCAACAACCATTTGGTGGAGCACGTGCTTCTGGTACAAATGATAAAGCTGGATCTGCAATGAACTTGTTACGTTGGACTTCTGTTCAAACAATTAAAGAAACATTTGTTCCTGCAAAAGATTACAAATACCCATTCTTAGAAAAATAA
- a CDS encoding DUF1003 domain-containing protein, whose protein sequence is MKCFVTQKPIHRYEAVKGKEIQQEIFKLIQQDYPDISEEENVSIKVLNKYRRLFFANLISQEKGEMEKLDQDVIEAIRNNSILSENIKEETVKTLTIGEKIADNVATFGGSWTFIVAFFVFLLAWMLLNFWMLHNKGFDPYPFILLNLILSCLVAIQAPIIMMSQNRQEDKDRDRAEHDYKINLKAELEIKLLSEKIDHLLVHQNKKLLEIQEMQIQYLENIEKQVIQSKDKNDRDLKD, encoded by the coding sequence ATGAAATGTTTTGTAACACAAAAACCAATTCATCGCTATGAAGCTGTGAAAGGTAAAGAGATTCAACAAGAAATTTTTAAATTAATTCAACAAGATTATCCAGATATATCCGAAGAAGAAAATGTTTCAATTAAAGTTCTAAATAAATATCGTCGTTTATTTTTTGCTAATTTGATTTCGCAAGAAAAAGGTGAAATGGAAAAATTGGATCAAGATGTTATAGAAGCAATTCGAAATAATTCGATTCTTTCAGAAAATATCAAAGAAGAAACAGTAAAAACATTAACAATTGGTGAAAAAATAGCTGATAATGTGGCTACTTTTGGAGGAAGTTGGACGTTTATTGTTGCGTTTTTTGTGTTTTTATTAGCGTGGATGTTACTTAACTTCTGGATGTTACATAACAAAGGATTTGACCCTTATCCGTTTATTTTATTGAATTTAATTCTTTCTTGTTTAGTGGCGATTCAAGCACCGATTATCATGATGAGCCAAAATCGACAAGAAGATAAAGACAGGGATAGAGCTGAACACGATTATAAAATCAATTTGAAAGCTGAATTGGAGATAAAATTATTAAGTGAAAAAATAGATCATTTATTGGTTCATCAAAACAAAAAATTATTAGAAATTCAGGAAATGCAAATTCAGTATTTAGAGAATATCGAAAAACAAGTGATTCAATCTAAAGATAAGAATGATAGGGACCTAAAAGATTAA
- a CDS encoding type IX secretion system plug protein, translated as MKMKFYSIILCLLTTIVLGQYQEVNPPKNIKTIQVFNPQTNDNTPIIKLGSEESLFFLFDDINAGYRRYQYSIEHRNADWTESNIFQSEFLNGVNADYARTYKNSFNTYQKYTNYQIQFPNEQMNIKLPGNYILKVYLDTDDNPIFTKRFAVYQPITDVGVMVSRFNNPTVKELNQRLQIQVSSGTQNLTEVPDGAKLFLMKNNNWNEGYFVNRPSFSRPNQLTYNDTNTLFEGGAEYNWFDNKNLEVPSMTTEKTFRKDSVYHTVLRVDFPKYNLPYDDYPDIDGNFYIRNNRYGNEYAANSEADYSWVYFALDAFEDQNGLYEPYVVGAFNNWNIDENSRLEKDDSGLWVTELFLKQGYYNYQYVVKNTKTGKIDPSYVSGSFWQTENQYQALFYYRPWGQRYDILMGYGSGNSRR; from the coding sequence ATGAAAATGAAATTCTATTCGATTATCCTGTGTTTATTAACGACAATTGTTTTAGGACAATATCAAGAAGTTAATCCACCAAAAAATATTAAAACTATTCAAGTTTTTAATCCACAAACAAACGACAATACACCAATTATCAAGTTAGGTTCAGAGGAAAGTTTATTTTTTCTTTTTGATGATATTAATGCAGGATATAGACGTTACCAATATTCTATCGAGCATCGAAATGCAGATTGGACAGAATCAAATATTTTTCAATCCGAATTTCTAAATGGTGTAAATGCAGATTATGCACGTACATATAAAAACTCGTTCAATACTTATCAAAAATACACCAATTATCAAATTCAATTTCCGAACGAACAAATGAATATTAAATTACCAGGAAATTACATTTTGAAAGTATATTTGGATACGGATGACAACCCTATTTTTACGAAAAGATTTGCCGTTTATCAACCAATTACAGATGTTGGCGTGATGGTTTCTCGTTTTAATAATCCAACTGTTAAAGAATTGAATCAGCGCTTACAAATTCAGGTTTCAAGTGGAACTCAAAATTTGACGGAAGTTCCAGATGGAGCAAAGTTATTTTTGATGAAAAATAACAATTGGAACGAAGGTTATTTTGTTAATCGACCATCATTTTCTCGTCCAAATCAATTAACATACAACGATACCAATACACTTTTTGAAGGAGGAGCTGAATACAATTGGTTTGATAATAAAAATTTGGAGGTTCCGAGTATGACAACCGAAAAAACATTCAGAAAAGATAGTGTATACCATACTGTTTTACGCGTAGATTTTCCGAAATACAATTTACCATATGATGATTACCCAGATATTGATGGTAATTTTTATATCCGAAATAACCGTTATGGAAATGAATATGCAGCGAATTCTGAAGCGGATTATTCGTGGGTTTATTTTGCGTTAGATGCGTTCGAAGATCAAAACGGATTGTATGAACCTTACGTCGTGGGAGCTTTTAATAATTGGAATATTGATGAAAATTCGAGATTAGAGAAAGATGATTCAGGACTTTGGGTAACCGAATTATTTTTGAAACAAGGCTATTACAATTACCAATACGTTGTAAAAAACACCAAAACAGGAAAAATAGATCCAAGTTATGTGAGTGGAAGTTTTTGGCAAACCGAAAACCAATACCAAGCTTTATTTTACTATAGACCTTGGGGACAACGTTACGATATTTTGATGGGGTACGGATCAGGAAATTCGAGGAGATAA
- a CDS encoding alpha-ketoacid dehydrogenase subunit alpha/beta — protein METKEVNKITFEEFKSQIISDYRTAFMSREVSLLGRREVLTGKAKFGIFGDGKELPQIAMAKVFKDGDFRSGYYRDQTFMFAIGQLTVEQFFAQLYALTDLEKEPSSGGRQMTSHFGTRSLNEDGSWKKLTAQKNSSADISPTAGQMPRLLGLAQASKYFRNVPQADEEQQFSVSGNEIAFGTIGDASTSEGHFWETINAGGVLQVPMVVSIWDDGYGISVPAKFQRTKSNLSELLSGFGRTENERGYEIITVKAWDYPALIEAYTRAERFAREHHIPCIVHVQECTQPQGHSTSGSHERYKSEERLAWEKEYDGIAKFREYILAFADHSDAIITAEELDKLEAEVKAEVKKSQKQCWDDYLNPILELKNQALDLLMKVGSESVNSAFINIEINNLKSKKSPFKRDVYGAVRKIIRLTRSENLSSKTELISWLDTKMKREEEIYSTKLVSGTATQVPQVKPEFGDNPVLEDGRVIVRDNFDKLFEKYPKALVFGEDAGNIGDVNQGLEGLQAKYGIDRISDTGIREATILGQGIGLAMRGLRPIAEIQYLDYILYCLQGISDDLATVLYRTNGGQKAPVIIRTRGHRLEGVWHSGSPMGGILNLVRGVNVLVPRDLTKAAGFYNTLMQADEPAIVVESLNGYRLKEPAPTNIGEFTTPIGEVEITKEGQDVTLLTYGSTWRIVMEAAKELEQLGISVEVIDAQSLLPFDINADVAKSLSKTNRLVIVDEDVPGGASAFLLQEIVEKQGGYFTLDSAPLTITAKAHRPAYATDGDYFSKPSVDDITEKVYELMREAKPNEFPALY, from the coding sequence AACGGCTTTTATGTCTCGTGAAGTAAGTCTTTTAGGAAGAAGAGAAGTACTTACAGGGAAAGCAAAATTTGGAATTTTTGGTGATGGAAAAGAGTTACCACAAATTGCAATGGCAAAGGTATTCAAAGATGGAGATTTCCGTTCGGGGTATTACCGCGATCAGACATTTATGTTCGCTATTGGTCAACTAACAGTTGAACAATTTTTCGCACAATTATACGCTTTAACTGATTTAGAAAAAGAACCTTCATCTGGAGGTCGTCAAATGACTTCTCACTTCGGAACAAGATCTTTAAACGAAGATGGTTCTTGGAAAAAACTAACAGCGCAAAAAAATTCGAGTGCAGATATTTCTCCTACAGCGGGACAAATGCCACGTTTATTAGGATTAGCACAAGCATCAAAATATTTTAGAAATGTACCACAAGCCGATGAAGAGCAACAATTTTCTGTAAGTGGAAATGAAATTGCATTCGGTACAATTGGTGATGCAAGTACATCTGAAGGACATTTTTGGGAAACGATAAATGCGGGTGGAGTTCTTCAAGTGCCAATGGTGGTTTCTATTTGGGACGATGGCTATGGAATTTCCGTTCCAGCTAAATTTCAACGTACAAAATCGAATCTTTCTGAACTATTATCAGGTTTTGGAAGAACAGAAAACGAAAGAGGTTACGAAATTATTACTGTAAAAGCTTGGGATTATCCAGCGTTGATCGAAGCATATACTCGTGCAGAAAGATTTGCGCGTGAGCATCATATTCCTTGTATTGTACACGTGCAAGAATGTACACAGCCACAAGGTCACTCTACGTCTGGTTCACACGAACGTTACAAATCAGAAGAGCGTTTAGCTTGGGAAAAAGAATACGATGGAATAGCAAAATTCCGCGAATATATTTTAGCATTTGCAGATCATTCGGATGCAATTATTACAGCAGAAGAGTTGGATAAATTAGAAGCAGAAGTAAAAGCAGAAGTAAAAAAATCTCAAAAACAATGTTGGGATGATTATTTGAATCCAATTTTAGAGTTGAAAAATCAAGCATTAGATTTATTAATGAAAGTTGGTTCAGAAAGTGTAAATTCAGCATTTATCAATATTGAAATTAATAATTTAAAATCGAAGAAAAGCCCATTTAAACGTGATGTTTATGGTGCAGTTCGTAAAATAATTCGTTTAACTCGTTCTGAGAATTTAAGTTCAAAAACTGAATTAATTTCTTGGTTGGATACGAAAATGAAACGTGAAGAAGAAATTTATTCGACGAAATTAGTTTCAGGTACAGCAACTCAAGTTCCGCAAGTGAAACCTGAGTTTGGTGATAATCCAGTATTAGAAGATGGTCGTGTAATAGTTCGTGATAACTTTGATAAACTTTTCGAAAAGTATCCAAAAGCATTAGTTTTCGGAGAAGATGCTGGAAATATTGGTGATGTAAACCAAGGTTTAGAAGGTCTTCAAGCGAAATATGGAATCGATCGGATTTCAGATACAGGAATTCGTGAAGCAACAATTCTTGGTCAAGGAATTGGGTTAGCAATGCGTGGTTTACGCCCTATTGCAGAAATTCAATACTTAGATTATATTCTTTATTGTTTACAAGGAATTTCAGATGATTTAGCAACTGTACTTTATCGTACAAATGGTGGTCAGAAAGCACCGGTAATAATCAGAACGCGTGGGCACCGATTAGAAGGTGTTTGGCATTCTGGTTCTCCAATGGGAGGAATATTGAATTTGGTTCGTGGTGTGAATGTTTTAGTTCCTCGCGATCTAACTAAAGCGGCAGGTTTTTACAATACATTAATGCAAGCAGATGAACCAGCAATTGTGGTTGAAAGTCTGAACGGTTACCGTCTGAAAGAACCTGCACCAACAAATATTGGAGAATTTACAACGCCAATTGGTGAAGTTGAAATCACAAAAGAAGGACAAGATGTAACGTTGTTAACTTATGGTTCTACTTGGAGAATTGTAATGGAGGCAGCAAAAGAATTAGAACAATTAGGAATTTCGGTTGAGGTAATTGATGCACAATCATTATTACCATTCGATATTAATGCAGATGTTGCAAAAAGTTTATCAAAAACCAATCGTTTAGTAATTGTTGACGAAGATGTTCCTGGTGGAGCAAGTGCATTTTTGTTACAAGAAATTGTCGAAAAACAAGGTGGATATTTTACATTAGATAGCGCGCCATTGACGATTACAGCGAAAGCTCACCGTCCTGCTTATGCGACAGATGGAGATTATTTTTCAAAACCTTCTGTAGATGATATTACTGAAAAGGTTTATGAATTGATGCGTGAAGCAAAACCAAATGAGTTTCCTGCTTTGTACTAA